The Mannheimia pernigra sequence TTTTATCAAAATCTGCCTGTTTATTTAGTTAAAGCATTAGAAATAGATAGTGAAAGAGAATTTGCCTATTTAAGAACACAAATTGGGCGAGAGATTGAGCTGGGGCATTTATTGCATAGGGCTGCTTCGTTAAATCATTTTTTTCATACCCATCAATTTTGTGGTAAATGTGGGGAGAAGGCGGTATTGGCAGAGGATGAAATTGCTATTTGTTGTAATACTTGCGGTAATCGGGTTTATCCAACTATTAGCCCTTCCATTATTGTCGCTATACGTAAAGGCAGACAAATTCTACTGGCAAATCATTTGCGGCATAAAGGCACTATTTATACGACGTTAGCTGGCTTTGTTGAGGCTGGAGAGTCTGTGGAAAATGCGGTTCATCGAGAAATATTTGAAGAAACAGGTTTGAAAGTCAAAAATGTGCGTTATTTTGGTAGCCAGCCTTGGGCGTTTCCTAATTCGTTGATGCTTGGTTTTTTAGCAGACTATGAGAGTGGTGAAATTATCTTACAAGAGGAAGAGATTTGTGATGCGAAATGGTTTGACTGCGATGAGTTATTACCTGAAATTCCACAAAAAGGCACAATTGCTTTTGAGTTAATTCAAGCAACATTGAAGTTGTGTAGAGAAGAGTAAAGTAGGAAAAATTATTATTTGCACTGTGGTAAAAAATGCTGAATAACTTTCATTATTCAGCATTTCTTTTTCTAAGTTTAATTACCCTTCACAACTTGAGCAGCTTAGTAAGTTGCGGTTAAACACTTGAGCTGCACTCATTGAGTTTTGGTAGTAAATGGATTTTAGGCCTAACTCTTCAGCGGTTAAGTATAGTTGATTCAGATCGCGTGCTGGTGTTGCGGGGTGAATCATCAGATTAATACTTTGACCCTGATCGATATATTGTTGGCGTTGAGCGGCTTGCTGAATAATGCTTAATTGGCTGATTTCAGCAAAAGTTTTAAACACCTCTTTTTCATGATCGGAAAGCTGTGCTAAATGTTGAACAGATCCATCATTACGTAAAATCGATTCCCAAATTTC is a genomic window containing:
- the nudC gene encoding NAD(+) diphosphatase: MNKGYWVIVKDFDIALVKGEIPCGFAEEFGLSEREKLAIGFYQNLPVYLVKALEIDSEREFAYLRTQIGREIELGHLLHRAASLNHFFHTHQFCGKCGEKAVLAEDEIAICCNTCGNRVYPTISPSIIVAIRKGRQILLANHLRHKGTIYTTLAGFVEAGESVENAVHREIFEETGLKVKNVRYFGSQPWAFPNSLMLGFLADYESGEIILQEEEICDAKWFDCDELLPEIPQKGTIAFELIQATLKLCREE